A genomic window from Caldicellulosiruptor kronotskyensis 2002 includes:
- the rnpM gene encoding RNase P modulator RnpM, whose protein sequence is MQEFIPHRKCVGCMSIKPKKELLRIVRTDKGIFIDSKQKMPGRGAYICKDLECLKLAMKKKGLEKSLKVNISKDFYEKLEEFLKKLAVKSFDAEVWE, encoded by the coding sequence GTGCAAGAGTTTATTCCTCATAGAAAATGTGTTGGCTGTATGAGTATAAAACCTAAAAAAGAGCTTTTGAGAATTGTCAGAACAGATAAAGGAATTTTTATTGACTCAAAACAGAAAATGCCAGGAAGAGGAGCATATATTTGTAAAGATTTAGAATGTTTAAAACTTGCTATGAAGAAAAAAGGATTAGAAAAATCGCTAAAAGTGAATATTTCAAAAGATTTTTATGAAAAGCTTGAAGAATTTTTAAAAAAATTGGCAGTAAAAAGCTTTGATGCGGAGGTGTGGGAATGA
- the nusA gene encoding transcription termination factor NusA, with the protein MPKKEQTLDFQELFSAIDELEREYKIEKDYVYSVLESALLTAYKQVKGIKDKNLSNVKVSIDPEKGSVKIYEYRKVVENVKDRKNEISLEDAQKIDKRYKIGDIVAIEVPISQFSRKAAMTVRQTVIGKIREKKRSIIFEDYSSKIDNIVTGIIQRIDKKNVIVEIEGGKVEAILPMEEQIPGEEYKPGTLMKFYLVDVKIPPKEKEPIVYLSRTHPNLIKRLMENEVPEIQEGIIEIKAIAREAGSRSKVAVYSNSLKVDPVGACIGEKGIRIQNVLKHLNGEKIDIVKWSSDIGEFIKNALSPAEVVHIDLNLIEKKAFVLVPNSQLSLAIGKGGQNARLAAKLTGWKIDIKGKD; encoded by the coding sequence ATGCCCAAAAAAGAGCAAACTCTTGATTTTCAGGAGCTGTTTTCGGCAATTGATGAGCTTGAAAGAGAGTATAAGATTGAAAAGGATTATGTATACTCAGTTTTAGAATCAGCTCTTTTGACAGCTTATAAGCAGGTAAAAGGAATAAAAGACAAAAATCTTTCTAACGTTAAAGTTTCCATTGATCCAGAAAAGGGAAGTGTAAAAATTTATGAATACAGAAAAGTTGTCGAAAATGTAAAAGATAGAAAAAATGAAATTTCACTTGAGGATGCACAAAAAATTGATAAGAGATATAAAATTGGTGATATTGTAGCAATAGAGGTTCCCATTTCCCAGTTTAGCAGAAAGGCGGCAATGACAGTCAGGCAGACAGTTATAGGGAAGATAAGAGAAAAAAAGAGGAGCATCATATTTGAAGATTATTCTTCAAAGATTGATAATATAGTTACAGGTATTATACAGAGGATTGATAAAAAGAATGTTATTGTAGAAATTGAAGGCGGGAAGGTTGAAGCAATACTTCCAATGGAGGAGCAAATACCCGGTGAAGAGTACAAACCAGGGACATTGATGAAATTTTATCTTGTTGATGTTAAAATTCCTCCCAAAGAAAAAGAACCTATTGTTTATCTTTCAAGAACTCATCCAAATTTAATAAAAAGGCTTATGGAGAATGAAGTGCCTGAGATACAAGAGGGTATAATTGAAATAAAAGCAATTGCAAGAGAGGCAGGGTCAAGGTCAAAGGTAGCAGTTTATTCTAACAGCTTAAAAGTTGATCCTGTTGGAGCTTGTATAGGTGAAAAGGGGATACGAATTCAGAATGTGCTAAAGCACTTGAATGGTGAGAAAATTGACATTGTAAAATGGAGTAGTGACATTGGGGAATTTATAAAGAATGCTCTCAGCCCTGCGGAGGTCGTCCATATTGATTTAAATTTAATTGAAAAAAAGGCATTTGTCCTTGTTCCAAACAGCCAATTGTCTCTTGCGATTGGCAAGGGTGGACAAAACGCTCGGCTTGCAGCAAAACTTACTGGTTGGAAAATAGATATAAAGGGTAAAGATTGA
- a CDS encoding ribosome maturation factor RimP, whose translation MSKITKKVEELVKPILERYGFDLVDIEFKKEGKSHFLRVYIDKPGGITIDDCQLVSEELSEKLDIVDPIPFSYYLEVSSPGVDRPLVTDRDFIRNKGKVVDVFLNQPFLNRTRITGELVEKNEKSLILIVDKEKIVIPVENIKKVKLAIRF comes from the coding sequence ATGTCAAAGATAACAAAGAAAGTGGAAGAGCTTGTAAAGCCTATATTAGAAAGGTATGGCTTTGACCTGGTGGATATTGAATTTAAAAAGGAAGGAAAAAGTCATTTTTTGAGAGTGTATATAGATAAACCCGGCGGGATTACAATAGATGACTGTCAGCTTGTCAGTGAAGAACTTTCTGAAAAGCTTGACATTGTTGACCCTATTCCATTTAGCTATTATTTAGAGGTTTCATCACCGGGTGTTGACAGGCCACTTGTCACTGACAGGGATTTTATAAGAAACAAGGGAAAAGTTGTTGATGTATTTTTGAATCAGCCTTTTTTGAACCGTACAAGGATTACAGGAGAGCTTGTGGAGAAGAATGAAAAATCTTTAATTTTGATTGTGGATAAAGAGAAGATAGTTATACCTGTTGAAAATATAAAAAAGGTAAAGCTTGCAATAAGATTCTAA
- the rpe gene encoding ribulose-phosphate 3-epimerase, which translates to MQIKIAPSILSSNFADLKNELKKLELAKADLVHIDVMDGNFVDNITIGAPVVSSLRKNSTLFFDVHLMVLHPEKHIEKFVQSGADNITVHAEVTYHLDALISKIKSFGKKASVALNPATPVYMIENVLEIVDMVLVMTVNPGYGGQKFIPYTLKKIEMLANLREKEGLSFEIEVDGGINEETIVDCVNAGANVIVAGSYVFDSGDVSKSIQVLRSKVQSLR; encoded by the coding sequence TTGCAGATAAAGATTGCACCATCTATTTTATCTTCTAATTTTGCAGATTTGAAAAATGAACTTAAAAAACTTGAGTTAGCTAAAGCTGATTTGGTCCATATAGATGTTATGGATGGAAACTTTGTAGACAATATCACAATTGGTGCTCCCGTGGTAAGCAGTCTTAGAAAAAATTCAACACTTTTTTTTGATGTACATCTAATGGTTTTACATCCTGAAAAGCATATTGAAAAATTTGTCCAAAGCGGTGCTGATAATATTACAGTTCACGCAGAGGTAACCTACCACTTGGATGCCCTCATCAGTAAAATAAAAAGTTTTGGCAAAAAAGCAAGTGTTGCGCTAAATCCTGCAACGCCTGTATACATGATAGAAAATGTTCTTGAAATTGTTGATATGGTTTTAGTTATGACTGTAAATCCTGGATATGGAGGACAAAAATTTATACCATATACCCTAAAAAAGATTGAAATGTTGGCAAACCTCAGAGAAAAGGAAGGACTTTCGTTTGAGATAGAAGTTGACGGTGGTATTAATGAAGAGACCATTGTTGATTGTGTAAACGCAGGTGCAAACGTGATAGTTGCAGGTTCATATGTATTTGACAGTGGTGATGTTTCAAAATCTATTCAAGTTTTGAGAAGTAAGGTCCAGAGTTTGAGGTAA
- the rsgA gene encoding ribosome small subunit-dependent GTPase A encodes MHINGVIGKLIAGFYYVYDHDGNIYECRARGVFRKDDITPLVGDNVVIVEKSKGSYIIDKILPRKNQLIRPPIANVDIAIVVVASVSPEVSLIALDKLLVNVLKEKVKPVICVNKIDLDDGKTFEMIKQQYSVFDVIGVSAKTGEGIDKLKNYIQGRISVFAGQSGVGKSSILNCLIPGANLKVGEISKKIERGRHTTRVVELLRAGEDTYIADTPGFSSIEIMGLLRNDLKYYYPEFYDFEGCRFPGCNHIFEPDCMVKAAVTEKKINFERYERYKQIFMQLPAQKEYD; translated from the coding sequence ATGCATATAAATGGAGTAATTGGAAAACTAATTGCTGGTTTTTATTATGTATATGACCATGATGGAAATATATATGAATGTAGGGCACGAGGAGTTTTTAGAAAGGATGATATCACTCCGCTTGTGGGCGACAACGTTGTTATCGTAGAGAAAAGCAAAGGTTCATATATTATTGATAAGATTCTACCAAGAAAAAATCAGCTAATCCGTCCACCAATTGCAAATGTGGATATTGCCATAGTAGTGGTAGCATCAGTGTCGCCAGAGGTATCTTTAATCGCACTGGATAAACTTTTAGTGAATGTATTAAAGGAAAAGGTAAAGCCTGTAATTTGCGTAAATAAAATTGATTTAGATGATGGAAAGACATTTGAGATGATAAAGCAACAGTACAGTGTATTTGATGTAATAGGTGTGTCTGCAAAGACTGGAGAAGGTATTGATAAACTCAAAAATTATATTCAAGGAAGGATTTCAGTTTTTGCTGGGCAGTCTGGTGTAGGGAAAAGTTCTATACTAAACTGTTTGATTCCGGGAGCAAACTTAAAAGTTGGCGAAATTTCTAAAAAGATTGAGAGAGGTAGACATACAACAAGGGTAGTAGAACTTTTACGTGCAGGGGAGGATACCTACATTGCAGACACACCAGGTTTTAGTTCAATTGAAATAATGGGACTTTTAAGAAATGATCTAAAATATTATTATCCGGAATTTTATGATTTTGAAGGGTGCAGATTTCCGGGGTGCAACCACATATTTGAACCTGACTGTATGGTAAAAGCTGCAGTGACTGAAAAAAAGATAAATTTTGAAAGGTATGAAAGGTACAAGCAGATATTTATGCAACTTCCTGCACAAAAAGAGTATGATTAA